The Xanthomonas sp. DAR 34887 genome has a segment encoding these proteins:
- a CDS encoding SDR family oxidoreductase → MRILLTGASGLIGGALVDRLAHQGHELVLAVRDARAAQQRWPAARIVRADFGAAAPPPWSDYLRGVDVVINAVGIFRQQAGQTYDAVHVKGPLQLFRAACDAGVRHVVQISALGAHPSSTAPYLASKGRADAALAALPIRSSIVQPSLVFAPDGASSQWFAALAVLPLTPLPGAGTQSIQPLHLDDLCEAIANLLAQPAPPPRLRAVGPGALTLRRYLGLLKQGIGAPGGWLPIPLAPLRLAGRVLGSRSGWLAPDALDMLQAGSTASPQDMQTALGRLPRAPEHFVHAGNRTRLRQAALLQWLLPALRWSIALMWIVTGYVSAFAYPVADSLALLARTGLHGGLAMFALYAAAALDAALGLALLYLPRWRRHTYAAQLLLIGAYTVLISVFLPEYWLHPYGPILKNLPLLAAIALARALEPQHGPDRR, encoded by the coding sequence GTGCGCATCCTGCTGACCGGGGCCAGCGGCCTGATCGGCGGTGCGTTGGTCGACAGGCTGGCGCATCAGGGGCATGAGCTTGTCCTCGCGGTTCGCGACGCGCGGGCCGCGCAGCAACGCTGGCCCGCTGCCCGGATCGTACGGGCGGATTTCGGTGCGGCCGCGCCGCCACCGTGGTCCGACTACCTGCGCGGCGTGGACGTGGTGATCAACGCGGTCGGCATCTTTCGCCAGCAAGCAGGCCAGACTTACGATGCAGTTCACGTGAAGGGCCCGCTGCAGCTGTTCCGGGCCGCTTGCGACGCCGGCGTGCGCCATGTGGTGCAGATCTCCGCGCTGGGCGCGCATCCCTCCAGCACCGCGCCGTACTTGGCCTCGAAAGGCCGCGCCGACGCGGCGCTGGCGGCGTTGCCGATCCGCTCCAGCATCGTGCAGCCATCGCTGGTGTTTGCGCCCGACGGCGCCAGCAGCCAGTGGTTCGCGGCGCTCGCGGTGCTGCCGCTGACGCCGTTGCCTGGCGCCGGCACGCAATCCATCCAACCGCTGCACCTGGACGACTTGTGCGAGGCGATCGCCAACCTGCTGGCGCAGCCCGCGCCGCCGCCGCGGCTGCGCGCGGTCGGCCCGGGCGCGCTGACCCTGCGCCGCTACCTGGGCCTGCTCAAGCAGGGCATCGGCGCGCCGGGCGGCTGGCTGCCGATTCCGTTGGCGCCACTGCGCCTGGCCGGGCGCGTACTGGGTTCGCGCAGCGGCTGGCTGGCGCCGGACGCGCTGGACATGCTGCAGGCCGGCTCCACCGCGTCGCCGCAGGACATGCAGACCGCGCTGGGGCGCCTGCCGCGCGCGCCGGAGCACTTCGTCCACGCCGGCAACCGTACCCGCCTGCGCCAGGCGGCGCTGCTGCAATGGTTGCTGCCGGCGCTGCGCTGGTCGATCGCGCTGATGTGGATCGTCACCGGCTACGTGTCGGCGTTCGCCTACCCCGTCGCCGACAGCCTCGCCCTGCTGGCGCGCACCGGCCTGCATGGCGGCCTTGCCATGTTCGCGCTGTATGCCGCGGCGGCGCTGGATGCGGCGCTGGGCCTGGCGCTGCTGTACCTGCCGCGCTGGCGGCGCCACACGTATGCCGCGCAATTGCTGTTGATCGGCGCCTACACCGTGCTGATCAGCGTGTTCCTGCCCGAATACTGGCTGCATCCCTACGGGCCGATCCTGAAGAATCTGCCACTGCTGGCCGCGATCGCGCTGGCCCGCGCACTGGAGCCGCAGCATGGACCTGATCGTCGTTAA
- a CDS encoding DUF2269 family protein produces MDLIVVKYLHVLSSTFLFGTGVGTAFYLFFVSRTRDARVVAVVARHVVIADWLFTATTIVFQPLSGLYLAHRMGYSLHSAWLYWSIVLFVIAALCWLPVVWLQMRLRDIAASAAADGRELPLDYARHLGYWTALGVPALISFLAIFYLMVARPPAL; encoded by the coding sequence ATGGACCTGATCGTCGTTAAATACCTGCACGTGCTGTCGTCCACCTTCCTGTTCGGCACCGGCGTCGGCACCGCCTTCTACCTGTTTTTCGTCAGTCGCACCCGCGATGCGCGCGTGGTGGCGGTGGTGGCGCGCCATGTGGTGATCGCCGACTGGCTGTTCACCGCCACCACCATCGTGTTCCAGCCGCTCAGCGGCCTGTACCTGGCGCACAGGATGGGCTATTCGCTGCACAGCGCCTGGCTGTACTGGTCGATCGTGCTGTTCGTGATCGCCGCGCTGTGCTGGCTGCCGGTGGTGTGGCTGCAGATGCGCCTGCGCGACATCGCCGCGTCCGCCGCGGCGGACGGGCGCGAACTGCCGCTGGACTACGCGCGCCACCTCGGCTACTGGACCGCGCTGGGCGTGCCGGCATTGATCAGCTTTCTGGCGATCTTCTACCTGATGGTGGCCCGGC